The proteins below are encoded in one region of Polypterus senegalus isolate Bchr_013 chromosome 2, ASM1683550v1, whole genome shotgun sequence:
- the LOC120523307 gene encoding collagenase 3-like yields MSTTPFRAMKTLLLAAVLMLSFTKPARAIPIQEPAPNEESHKDLDIAREYLQNFYNLTSTTARSKHLIHSKIKEMQAFFGLKVTGKLDSDTMEVMKKPRCGMADVKNFKAADRMSRWNKYSLTYRIVNYTPDLDKGSVDQAIRNAFRVWSNVTRLRFTKVFNGTADIMIMFQARDHGDGHPFDGPGNMPAHAFFPGPGIGGDVHFDEDETWSANSQGINLFLVAAHEIGHSLGLRHSSDPNALMYPAYSYKDPNGFQLSQDDIQRIQALYGRRK; encoded by the exons ATGTCAACTACTCCATTCAGGGCCATGAAAACTCTCCTGCTTGCAGCTGTCTTAATGCTTTCCTTCACCAAGCCAGCCAGGGCCATTCCTATTCAGGAACCTGCGCCAAATGAGGAAAGCCATAAAGACTTGGACATAGCAAGG GAATACCTTCAGAACTTCTACAACCTGACAAGCACTACTGCCAGAAGCAAACATTTAATAcattcaaaaattaaagaaatgcaagCTTTCTTTGGTCTTAAAGTGACTGGCAAATTGGATTCAGACACCATGGAAGTCATGAAGAAACCAAGATGTGGCATGGCTgatgttaaaaattttaaagctgcAGATCGAATGTCCAGATGGAACAAATACAGCTTAACGTACAG GATTGTGAACTACACCCCTGATTTGGATAAAGGAAGTGTAGACCAAGCAATTCGTAATGCCTTCCGAGTGTGGAGCAACGTCACTCGATTGAGGTTCACTAAAGTTTTCAATGGGACTGCTGACATTATGATTATGTTTCAGGCAAGAG ATCATGGAGACGGTCATCCATTTGATGGACCTGGCAATATGCCGGCCCATGCTTTTTTTCCTGGACCAGGCATTGGAGGTGATGTACACTTTGATGAAGATGAAACCTGGAGTGCTAATAGTCAAG GTATAAACTTGTTCCTTGTGGCTGCACATGAAATTGGCCATTCTCTGGGTCTTCGTCATTCTTCAGATCCTAATGCCTTAATGTATCCAGCATACAGTTATAAAGACCCAAATGGATTTCAGCTTTCACAAGATGACATTCAAAGGATTCAGGCTTTATATG ggagaagaaaatga